The Chitinibacter bivalviorum genomic interval CCACCCAAGGTCCACAATGACATGTGATTTCAGCATTGGGTCATAAGGCACATCACGATGACGGCCTTGCTCAATCAAATTGCCAACCTCGTCGGCATAGATCGCGCCATCAACGACAGACTTACATTTTCCTTCCCAGATGTTGGGATAAGACTTTGGATCTGAGAACTGGCAATGAACGCGCTCTTTTTCCAGTTCCTCTGGAAACCATGGGTTATCGTTGTAGTTGATCTGGACGACCCAAGCACCAGGCGGCGGATTGAGCACAAATCGCTGATAAGTCGGATCGGTATCCAGATCAGGGTTAAACGAAACCCAAATCTCACTACCCGGCTTCCGAATTGTTGGAGTCAGCGTATCCCATGACTTCTTGCTGACGGTTTGCGCCTCTTCGACCCAAACGATATCAACACCTTCGAACGACTTAATCGATTCAACTGTGTGCGATGCTAAGCCTGCAAAGGCAAACTCTGTGCCATTAGCACCCTTGATTGAGGTATCGGTGATGGTGAAGAACTGGCCTAGGCCAAGCGATTGGATTTGATCGCCCAAGAGCTTGTGAACCGAATCTTTGATGGATTTTTGCACCTCGCGAGCGCACAAAATACGCAAAGGCGATTGAGCGGCCTGAATGAGCAGCGCTCTGGCGAATGACCATGATTTTGCGCTTCCCCTTCCCCCATGCGCCACTTTGTAGCGGCACGGTGAAAACAGGCCGCGCAGCTTGGCAGGGAAAGGGGCGTTTATCATGGTTCGTGAAAGGTCACTTTAATCCCAAGGTTGATTGGATTATCTGGATCACCAGTCAGCTTCTGCTCGATCTTGTCACCGTACTTTTTCGGAGCCAATTTGCTGGCATACCATTTGCGAGCGTCGACACGCAGCTTTGAACGAGCCACAACGTCATAGTCCGTGCGCTGATTGCCTTTGTCGTCAACGTAGGTGTCATTCAGGCCATCGTCGGAAATGCTGATGATTTCATCAGCCAAGGTGTCTGCTTGGATTTCCCTCGCGCGCGCGTATTTCCCGCGAAACTCTTCGTGCCGATCAAGCCAGCGAAGCACTGTTGCCATGTTCGGCATGCCAGCACTCTTGCAAATTCGATTCAAACTTTCACCGCATGCGATGCGATTGCAGATTTCAGAAGTGAGCTTATCGGAGTACGTGCTTGGCCGATGTGCAGGTTTCTTTTCCGCCCCATTAGCCATGCTTCCTCCAAACAAAAAAGCCCCACAAAAGCGAGGCTCAGAAATGAAAAAAGCCACCGGTTAGGGTGGCTTCATAAACTTTGGACGTAACTTCTCCGTCTGCAAATATGGTAGTTATCCGACACCCTATTGTCAAGCAAGGGTCAGCTCCCGCTCATTTTCCACGCTTAGCAAAAGGCTGCGATGCTGAATTTCAAGTGTTGCATAGGCCAATAAACTCAACCGTTCTAGCCGCGGAATGATGTGATTTCTTTCGTAGCGACTGATCGTATTGTCGGCACAACCAACTGTTCGACCAATAGCTGCGTAGCTTGCCCCCTCGCCTGTCGCCCATTTGCGGATCAGCTCCAAATCAGTCTTGAGCCCAAACTTATGCGGCGTATTCGCAGCTAAAAACATCATCTCGGTATCACGGCCAACGTGCAGGGCCCAGAGTACAGCGCGTTCCTCGGCCGGCAATCGGTTGATTTTCAGCATCACATAGGCCGCTTGGGTTTTCTGGTCGTGAAACGTCATTTCCCCGAATGCAGGCGCTTGCGATTCGGCGAATTTTTGCACCTTGGCGCCAGAAACGGTTTCGATCTGGAAAGCCCAGCCGACTAAGGCCTGAATGCTGGAAAATTGCATGGTGTCGCCTCGATCAAGCAGCCTGCTTGGCTAATGGGGTAATACGCACACGAACGCCGGGCACGTCAGAGAAACGCTTGCGCTTTGACACCTCAACCACCTGAACATCATCTTTCCACGCCACATTGTTGAGCCCGTCGAAGATGGCTTTTTCAACGTTGTCGATATCGGGCTTCTTGGTTGGCATCACTTCGCCTTGGCGCGCTAGTTCCTGTTTTTTCTTCGACCAGCTAGCAGCAATGGGAACACGGATGTCCATCTGCACCATGACTGGACCTTCGATCAATTCGCGCTCGCCCATGGCCATACGAGCAGCATGTGCAATCAAGCCCTCGTAGGCGACGGTTTTCTCTGGCGTGTAGAGGTGCGCAAACTTACCGCCGCGGGTTGTCGCCTTCGGACGGCCCTTGCCAACAGGCGCACCAGGTACGAAAAATTCAAGCGGATTCATGTCTTGGTTTTGCATTTCACACCCCTTCCGGTAAAAGTTTTTGCAGGCCACGCTCGCAAACATGTGCAACCAAGCGCTCTGGAATTTGCTGCCCCCATGCGACGAAAGCCTTCACTGCTTTTTCCAGCGTCACCATGGGCAAGCCTTCCGGTTTTTCGGCGATATCGTGCGCCCATCTGGTGTACATCGTTGCCGCAGGCCTTCCGACTTTTGCAGCTGCGCTCAGCGTTTCAGTACGCTTTGCCGCTTCTTCACGACTGATCGTCGTTTTACCTGGCGCGGGCAGCGATGACTCAGGCTTAACCGCAGGTGGAATTGGATCGTTGGCACGGTCTTCTGCGCGTTGGTAACTTGCAGCCCAGCGGCTTTTGAGTTTTTCAGCAGGCAACAGCAGCAGATCATTGCCGATATTCACGGCAGCCCAAAATGTGCGTGCATCAGGCCAGTTCTCAGGCATTCGGCTACGCCGTGCACTCATGCAGTCGATTGCGACGTAGAGCAAGGCATCAACGTTCAGGGTTGATGCAGGACGGCAGGCGGCAAGAAATTCATCGCAGCTGGGTGGAAAATTAAATTTCGCTGTTAAACCAAGGCGTAAATCGTCCGCACTCAATCCCGCGAGTTCTTCGCCCCAGACCATCTTGGCGTTTTTAACCCCGATGTCTTCGCCGTCTGATGCCAGTTGCCCAGCTCGAAACTTATCCAAAAATGGGTTTCCAAAACGGCCATGCAGACGCATGAAAATCCGCTCTACCCAAGCGGCGGCAAGGGGCTGTGCAAACTCAGTTGATGGCGCGTTCATTGGAGTCTCCCATCAGGTGCGCAATGTGTTCGGGCTTGAAAATCGACTTAGCAGCAGCCGCTCGACCTGCGTCACGGCCTTTGGCTGTGGCTTGCGTTGGCGCAGACAACACGCTGTTGCGCAGAATCGTGTCGAGGTAGCTGGCGCTGATTGGCTGGTTGGACGCCTTCGCCTCTCGGGCTTCCTTCGCCAAGTCCAAGGCCTGCAGTGCTTGGGCGTCGGTAATGCCGTCCTTGACCCAACCGACGAAGGTCGGGTCTGCAGGGGTGACTGATGCGCCACGGTTTCGGAGCAAGACGGCAAATTCCGTCATTCGGCTTTGGGTCACCGTCGTCGTCGGGTCGGGTTCGCTTACCACTGCAGGTAGATTCGACGATGATGTCTCTACGGAGTAGTTATTTATATTCCCTGTCTCTGTCCCTATCCCTGTCCCTTGGATGGTGTTTCCCGAGGGACATTGCGGGGACATTCGTTGATTGTCCCTAGGGACAATTTCGGGACAAGTGCTAGGACATTGCTGGGACAGCCAGTCCTCAAAAGTAGGCGGATTGAATTCGAGCTGATGTCGCTGGCAATGCTTTTTCAGTCGTGCACACTCTGTTTTCCAGCGTTGAACCAACTTGGCCTGATAGGCTTCACGCGCTTTTTCAGCGATCACAGGATGATATAAACGGCCGTCGGAGCATTTAATCCAGCCACGTAGCGCGCCATTACGAACTTTTTTCCACTCCTTCACGACGCGCCCATAGCCAGCCAATTGGGCCAGCACAACATCATCATCGGGCAGGCTGGCCGCAGGCACTTGATGCCAACTCGCGCACCAAAGCAAAATGCCAGCACGGAACTCTTCGCCGTCAGTAAGCGCAGAAAAATCAGAATCACGCAGACGCACCACGTCAAGCGGAAGAAATGCAAAATCACGAAGATCGCAATCTTTTTCAGTGAGTGGTTGCGATGTCATTCGTTAAATCCTCTGCCCGCGCAGCTCATCGGCCAGCAAATATTTACGCGCCAGTGTTTTGAGCGCGGCCATTTCCGATGGCTCAACGACCATGTCGCATTCATTGACGACCTTGTCGTTCTCCTCGGCCAACTTCAGCCCTAGCGCCGTGAGCAGCTTCCCGATTTCAAGGAAATGGTTGTCTTTCTTCCACTTGCTGATCGTGGATTGATCGACGCCGATTCTGTCGGCTACTTGAACTTGTCCAGTCTCCGCCAGTTTCGCCAATAGCTGGCTTTCGATCTGGCGTGATCTTTCTTGAGCCTGCTGTAATGATGTGGACATGACTTAACCGCCAGCCGGCGGCCTCCGGTTGGTTAGGTTGATGGGGTGACTTGATTTTTTAAAGCCGTAATCGCTTGGTAGTTCTCAAGAACTACCGCAGAAGGTATGCCACGACTTTTCCAATTGTGGACGCGCTGCTGTACCCCTGGCTTTGACGGATCAAGTCCAATTAATTTTGCAAACGCGGTATCGCCGCCTGCAATACGAATAATGAGAGTGCTGAGATGTGCGTTCATACACAGGATTAAACCCCATGTTTACACAACATGCAACACTACGTTTAACAACAAGCCGTTTAAGTCGTGTAATGTCAACCAATATGGAAAGTACATTCGAACGCCTTTTTAGCGCTGCACAAAGCAAAGACCCTTCAGTTAAAGGGAATAGTGACTTGGCTCGTCTTGTGAATGAGCTGCCGCAAACCATAACCAATTGGCAAAAACGCGGAGTACCCAAGGCAAAATTGACCGACTTAGCGCGTTCACTCAATGTTCATGCCGAATGGCTCGCCAGCGGCACTGGGCCGATGAAAACGGATGCAGTGTCAGAGCCTGTCTATCACAGTGCACCATCCGAGACGCATCCGCCTTCGGTGGACGATTTGTTGAATTTGCTCAGCCAGCGCTTAAATGAAACCGATGAATCAACCAAATCTTCGGTTGGGCAAATGTTGTTGAAATACAGTGAAAACCCAGACCCTAACTCTCGGATTGCAAACGCCATCAAGGCGTTACTGGACGATAAAGATAAATGATCCCACCGCTTGATGAGCGCGGCTTATTGCCAGCGGGAATTCACACCGCCTCACTTGAGGCGGTGGCTCATGCTTTTTGCTCAGGCCAATATCGAGAACTGCTTTGGCAAGATTTGATTCGGTTTCTCCGGGATCATTTCATAGCAGCAAACCTGCATCCGCCCTTATACTTGGCTGGCAGTTTTTTTAGCGACAAGCCAAATCCGGGCGACATTGAACTGACCGTTGATTTAGGTGGCCGTAGCCAAGAGCAAATGTTAGCTGCACTGGCTTTGTTTCTTGAACGGCAGCGATGGCATAATGAGTACCGAGTCGACTATTATCCAAACATGCCTGGCAATAGTGATTTTGTGGCTTTTTTTCAATATGTTGGCCCTAAAACAGCACAAACCAAAGGCCTTAATGAAAAAGATCGGCGAGGAATTATAAAGGTGGAATCATGGACACTTGGGTAGAGCAAACAGAGCGGCGCGTCGCCATCCTGCTCGACCAAATGGCGGCCGCGTTATCCATAGCACAGGGCAGCAATCTCGACTTGAATAGATTACGTGCTCAATATCAAAACAAAATATCGCAAATTTATCGTGAAGAAATGCCCTTGGCTCGCGTCATGGACTCTTCTGATCTGGTAACTAGATATGAGGGGAATGCTGTCGATGATTGCACGCCCTCAGTCCAATTGGTCTCGGGTTTATTTGGCGATTTACAAAAATACATCAAGCAGCTAGTCAAGGCTCTCTCTGGCCTTCAAGTTGATCAACGCCCACACTGGCCAGAAGGCGTTGACCTTCGATTGTCTGGACTTGCCAAAGGGAGCCTGATTGTCGGAGTTAAGCTTGATGCACATCGTGGCATTGGCTCACAAATTGAATTGGATGGCACCCTTGATCCCCTGTTTATTCAGGTCCAAAAGGCTATGCGCACTTTAACCTCAGTGCCTCAGTATGTTGATGCCAATGAAATCAATGAAGATATCCGTAATGAAGTTAAAGACCCGGCAGTAAGAGATGCGTTATTGGTTGCAGCCTACAACTTGGCTCCGACAGGAAGAAAAGGCATTGAGCGTGTTTCTTTCAGCAATATCGAAGGCGATCCACACAGAGAAGCCTTAACCCCACAAAGCCGCAAGGTTTTACGATCAGCAATTGATCGTCCAACCTTTGAGACCAAGCGTGGCGACTTTGAAGGTGTGGTTCGAGAAATTGACCTTGATGCAAAGCGCTTTGAGATTCGAGGCGTTGAAGGCGTTCAAACAGTTCGTTGTATTTTCAACGAGATGAATGCAGCCAATGCAAGTGAATGGCTAAACCATAAAGTTGTTGTGCGTGGGCAATATGAGGCAGGCCCAAGTGGGATTCCACGATTAATGCAGGTTGAGCAAATCATCCCATCTTCTGAAATAGTTGCAATTGAAGATTTGTTTAATAAACAAACGTCGGATAATTAACCCGCATCAACTGCGATATCCGATAGTTTTCTGTCTTGTAGTTTGGCGAGGAAAAGGGCTGTGACCTTTGATGATGTTGTGCGTTTTATGACGCAAAAAGGCTTTGATTTAAAGTGCGCTTGCTGCCAATCGGATGAATGGACTCTCTATCGCGGGGATGGTGAGAGCAACACCCCGTTTGCATTTTCTTCGGTAAAACTCACACCCACTGGAGAGCCATTAGCGACTGGACGTTTTTTTTATCCAGTCTTGGTCGCCGAATGCGTTAATTGTGGTTTCTTGCGCCAATACAATTACAAAAGAGTCCAAAAGTGGGTCGATGAAAACCCATACCCCCCCGTCAAAGATAACGAGCTACCAGCATGAGTGCAGAGAAAATTCATGAGGCACCGAAGGATAATGTGGTGCGAAATAAATTTAATAATGGTCACGGTGGCGATGGCGGAGGCTATAATGGCGATATGGAACAACGAATTAGCAAGCTAGAAACAGCCGCAGACTCAACACGTGACGCATTGCATAAAGTCGATGCGCG includes:
- a CDS encoding DUF1376 domain-containing protein, which encodes MTSQPLTEKDCDLRDFAFLPLDVVRLRDSDFSALTDGEEFRAGILLWCASWHQVPAASLPDDDVVLAQLAGYGRVVKEWKKVRNGALRGWIKCSDGRLYHPVIAEKAREAYQAKLVQRWKTECARLKKHCQRHQLEFNPPTFEDWLSQQCPSTCPEIVPRDNQRMSPQCPSGNTIQGTGIGTETGNINNYSVETSSSNLPAVVSEPDPTTTVTQSRMTEFAVLLRNRGASVTPADPTFVGWVKDGITDAQALQALDLAKEAREAKASNQPISASYLDTILRNSVLSAPTQATAKGRDAGRAAAAKSIFKPEHIAHLMGDSNERAIN
- a CDS encoding RusA family crossover junction endodeoxyribonuclease, which translates into the protein MQNQDMNPLEFFVPGAPVGKGRPKATTRGGKFAHLYTPEKTVAYEGLIAHAARMAMGERELIEGPVMVQMDIRVPIAASWSKKKQELARQGEVMPTKKPDIDNVEKAIFDGLNNVAWKDDVQVVEVSKRKRFSDVPGVRVRITPLAKQAA
- a CDS encoding terminase small subunit protein, whose translation is MANGAEKKPAHRPSTYSDKLTSEICNRIACGESLNRICKSAGMPNMATVLRWLDRHEEFRGKYARAREIQADTLADEIISISDDGLNDTYVDDKGNQRTDYDVVARSKLRVDARKWYASKLAPKKYGDKIEQKLTGDPDNPINLGIKVTFHEP
- a CDS encoding CII family transcriptional regulator, producing MSTSLQQAQERSRQIESQLLAKLAETGQVQVADRIGVDQSTISKWKKDNHFLEIGKLLTALGLKLAEENDKVVNECDMVVEPSEMAALKTLARKYLLADELRGQRI
- a CDS encoding helix-turn-helix domain-containing protein; its protein translation is MQFSSIQALVGWAFQIETVSGAKVQKFAESQAPAFGEMTFHDQKTQAAYVMLKINRLPAEERAVLWALHVGRDTEMMFLAANTPHKFGLKTDLELIRKWATGEGASYAAIGRTVGCADNTISRYERNHIIPRLERLSLLAYATLEIQHRSLLLSVENERELTLA
- a CDS encoding DUF6932 family protein — encoded protein: MIPPLDERGLLPAGIHTASLEAVAHAFCSGQYRELLWQDLIRFLRDHFIAANLHPPLYLAGSFFSDKPNPGDIELTVDLGGRSQEQMLAALALFLERQRWHNEYRVDYYPNMPGNSDFVAFFQYVGPKTAQTKGLNEKDRRGIIKVESWTLG
- a CDS encoding PBSX family phage terminase large subunit, with amino-acid sequence MINAPFPAKLRGLFSPCRYKVAHGGRGSAKSWSFARALLIQAAQSPLRILCAREVQKSIKDSVHKLLGDQIQSLGLGQFFTITDTSIKGANGTEFAFAGLASHTVESIKSFEGVDIVWVEEAQTVSKKSWDTLTPTIRKPGSEIWVSFNPDLDTDPTYQRFVLNPPPGAWVVQINYNDNPWFPEELEKERVHCQFSDPKSYPNIWEGKCKSVVDGAIYADEVGNLIEQGRHRDVPYDPMLKSHVIVDLGWNDAMSIGVVQKVASELRVIRYIEDSHRTLDSYSAELRNMNLNWGTMYLPHDGAHKDFKTGMSSQQIMQNMGWTVQITPSMSIEDGIRLARMALPRTYIDRQASRLVECLKRYRRGIPQTTNEPGAPLHDEFSHGADMFRYLAINAESFSNDEWGGTLRYPSMGSYA